A stretch of Bombina bombina isolate aBomBom1 chromosome 2, aBomBom1.pri, whole genome shotgun sequence DNA encodes these proteins:
- the LOC128647458 gene encoding uncharacterized protein LOC128647458: MAAIEAGRTKSGRNVQFTLEQNEVLVESVLEHYDVLLGHKQRVTTHSRKKFLWEEISRAVSAVSRFPKNVDSCKKRFSDIKRITKSKYAKEKKAARATGGGPAMDSDLLNYERRVLSRLGNEIVDGLDVPCDSDDFPAQPSSQSSLQATESIEELASTSQMRPTENVCQRTLSSSSITTHSLGSADTLPDIPCSTPVDNARNSREVMNIFNQIISGGIEEGNEEENTQDDISSGEIILRTVDPLEEDSQMTIIEESLSGTNTSAQSRSHQQPESTMSTPIPEIENAANIANNPIEAAPETDALQEMVGIARNFRDEQNKVIEMFGNFLKDRIRIEEQKIEIERERNEIFRAGFENLSKCVESISNLFSASSSPNPQFQE, from the exons ATGGCAGCGATTGAAGCTGGAAGAACCAAAAGTGGAcgtaatgtccaatttactttagaACAAAATGAAGTTCTAGTAGAGAGTGTATTAGAGCATTATGATGTTCTTCTCGGCCATAAGCAGCGTGTTACCACACATAGCAGAAAAAAGTTTTTGTGGGAAGAGATTAGTCGCGCTGTTTCAGCAGTATCACGTTTTCCCAAAAATGTTGATAGTTGCAAAAAGCGTTTCTCTGACATTAAAAGAATCACAAAGTCAAAATAtgccaaagaaaaaaaagcagctaGGGCTACCGGCGGTGGCCCAGCAATGGATTCCGATCTTCTCAACTATGAACGACGTGTATTGTCTCGATTGGGGAACGAAATAGTAGATGGTCTTGATGTGCCTTGTGATTCCGATGATTTTCCAG CACAACCTTCTAGCCAATCTTCTCTACAAGCTACAGAGTCAATTGAGGAATTAGCTTCTACAAGCCAAATGAGgcctacagaaaatgtttgtcaAAGAACCCTTTCGTCATCTTCGATAACAACACATAGTTTAGGATCAGCGGATACATTGCCTGATATTCCCTGCAGTACACCCGTTGACAATGCCAGAAATTcgagag aagtcATGAATATCTTCAATCAAATTATATCCGGAGGTATAGAAGAAG gtaacgaAGAAGAAAACACACAAGATGATATTAGTAGTGGGGAAATAATACTAAGGACTGTAGACCCTTTAGAAGAAGATTCACAAATGACTATAATTGAAGAGTCCTTGTCAGGGACAAATACATCTGCCCAATCAAGGTCCCATCAACAACCAGAGTCTACAATGTCTACACCAATACCTGAAATTGAAAATGCTGCTAATATAGCTAATAATCCAATTGAAGCTGCCCCTGAGACAGACGCATTACAGGAGATGGTGGGAATAGCACGCAATTTTAGGGATGAACAAAACAAAGTAATTGAGATGTTTGGAAATTTTTTAAAGGATAGGATAAGAATAGAGGAGCAAAAAATAGAAATTGAAAGGGAAAGAAATGAGATATTTAGAGCTGGTTTTGAAAATTTAAGTAAATGCGTAGAATCAATATCAAACTTATTCTCCGCATCAtcatcaccaaacccacaatttcaAGAATAG
- the LOC128648193 gene encoding putative nuclease HARBI1 — MRYNDAHKTTRCVIERTFGMLKSRFRCLDESGGTLQYVPEKVAVMVLVCCMLHNIALRQSNIEELEIITPDEDGVESVPQDVVEGGTHARNQLIQTHFVG; from the exons ATGCGGTACAATGATGCACACAAAACAACTCGATGTGTGATTGAGAGGACCTTTGGAATGCTCAAAAGCCGTTTTCGTTGTCTAGATGAATCCGGAGGCACTCTTCAATACGTTCCTGAGAAAGTGGCTGTTATGGTGTTGGTCTGTTGCATGTTGCATAACATCGCTTTGCGACAATCAAAcatagaggaactggaaataataacACCAGATGAAGATGGTGTTGAATCTGTTCCTCAAGATGTAGTTGAAGGGGGTACACATGCACGTAACCAGTTGATACAAACTCATTTCGtag GTTAA